A genome region from Sander vitreus isolate 19-12246 chromosome 21, sanVit1, whole genome shotgun sequence includes the following:
- the LOC144536224 gene encoding uncharacterized protein LOC144536224, with amino-acid sequence MDPSARVVGLDAQGNMVFTVVKPVMGIFQVSSEQTGSVAQGGMGLQGLSENTLILPQVQGQALDQNQMEMHTIQPHIQMPQMQVSVPVQTEVMSQNQDPPPNSSTNSESTTHMPFAEVSSLLDPNMKGSKARKYLISYDEIKRRLQAPEKMSLRSLAAYTRVSRGPASKKTLLESLNVLSLTPSTTTSVSSSFSKLTEGDTRALCDDMKDFSHDYIDYSNMAKQLIPETNTVQHWSKIIETKNHLEDMRKCFKDPVNSGAFDNVTHGLGLGMLDVALDMIIMVIEQQIRILSGAAASDPADSGPPMRRIRRRLRKTRPTDNENPHKVSGGVKEQGKAISKGKGRGRARKKIRQDTGAAVPMEPQAEQCKPDDVENNVLTLVSVGYETVSSGLNAAGTV; translated from the exons atggacccatctgctagggtGGTGGGTCTGGATGCCCAGGGGAACATGGTTTTCACAGTGGTGAAACCAGTAATGGGCATCTTTCAGGTGTCTTCAGAGCAAACAGGTAGTGTTGCACAAGGGGGCATGGGGCTACAGGGTCTATCTGAAAACACATTGATCCTTCCTCAAGTGCAAGGCCAAGCTCTGGACCAGAACCAGATGGAAATGCACACCATACAGCCTCATATTCAGATGCCCCAGATGCAGGTTTCTGTCCCAGTCCAGACTGAGGTTATGTCCCAGAATCAGGACCCACCACCAAACTCAAGCACAAATTCAGAGTCCACTACCCACATGCCTTTTGCAGAGGTGTCGTCACTCCTGGATCCCAACATGAAAGGATCTAAGGCTC GAAAGTATCTCATCTCGTATGATGAAATCAAGCGGCGCCTGCAGGCCCCGGAGAAGATGTCCCTGCGCTCCCTGGCAGCCTACACTCGGGTCAGCAGAGGCCCAGCCAGCAAGAAAACACTTCTGGAGTCACTCAATGTACTCAGCCTCACGCCAAGCACAACTacctccgtgtcctcctcgtTCTCCAAACTCACTGAAG GCGACACCAGAGCTTTGTGTGACGATATGAAGGACTTTTCCCATGACTACATCGACTACAGCAACATGGCTAAACAGCTCATCCCCGAGACGAACACAGTTCAACACTGGTCCAAAATCATTGAAActaa gaACCACCTGGAGGATATGAGAAAATGTTTCAAGGACCCGGTCAACAGCGGTGCGTTTGACAACGTCACTCACGGTCTGGGTCTGGGAATGTTGGACGTTGCACTGGACATGATCATTATGGTAATTGAGCAGCAGATTCGGATCCTGTCTGGCGCCGCGGCATCAGATCCGGCTGACTCTGGTCCGCCAATGAGGCGCATCCGCAGGCGCCTCCGCAAAACCCGCCCAACTGACAACGAGAACCCTCACAAGGTGTCTGGAGGGGTCAAAGAGCAAGGGAAGGCCATTTCAAAAGGCAAGGGGCGAGGCCGAGCCAGGAAGAAGATAAGGCAGGACACTGGAGCAGCTGTTCCAATGGAACCCCAAGCTGAGCAGTGCAAGCCAGACGATGTGGAGAATAATGTCCTTACCCTGGTTTCTGTTGGATATGAGACTGTTTCCAGCGGTCTCAATGCAGCAGGAACTGTTTGA
- the LOC144536242 gene encoding rap1 GTPase-GDP dissociation stimulator 1-A — protein MYTYARSHKDKHKSSRLQPYTPNDNLNNALGSIRVLGLELIADELKPHLNTVLINIKERTKGADEQVVISGILPILALSLRSRGPLTLLTAKLVAELAKESVVRKGFSDAGLVTALLSVLTSPDQELLLHAVRAISRMSYDSSKLQELLLRRGAVPCLVAILLRFPETEALQEVCLQALCNLSGMGVAEEAGMVWERGASVRPGESVFHGVYPHTCGLASSVTLVCVSQWAPGQYAVNIEVFQRCSSSFWSLHGNKRNTRWFPFSSLGSCSNLYKVIKFSTRNVPRTKSLKTRVFHTFL, from the exons ATGTACACTTACGCACGTTCCCACAAGGATAAACACAAATCCAGTCGATTGCAACCCTACACACCAAACG ACAACCTGAACAATGCCTTAGGCTCTATCAGAGTGCTTGGTTTGGAACTGATCGCAGACGAACTTAAACCACATCTGAACACAGTGCTGATCAACATTAAGGAAAGAA CAAAAGGCGCTGATGAGCAGGTAGTGATCAGTGGGATCTTGCCAATTCTGGCCCTGTCTCTGAGGAGCAGGGGGCCCCTTACTCTGCTGACCGCAAAACTGGTAGCTGAACTCGCCAAAGAAT CGGTGGTCCGTAAAGGTTTCAGTGACGCGGGTTTGGTTACGGCTTTGCTGTCTGTGCTGACCAGTCCAGACCAAGAACTGCTCCTTCATGCTGTAAGAGCCATCTCACGCATGTCCTATGACAGCT CTAAGCTGCAGGAACTGTTACTACGTCGAGGTGCAGTGCCTTGTCTTGTTGCCATCCTGCTCCGTTTCCCTGAGACGGAGGCTCTGCAGGAAGTGTGCCTTCAGGCCCTCTGTAACCTCAGTGGCATGGGAGTGGCAGAGGAGGCTGGCATGGTCTGGGAAAGGGGTGCATCTGTGAGGCCAGGAGAGTCGGTTTTTCATGGCGTTTATCCTCACACCTGTGGTCTGGCCTCCTCTGtgactctggtgtgtgtgtctcaatggGCGCCGGGTCAATACGCGGTCAACATCGAGGTTTTCCAGCGCTGCTCCTCCTCTTTCTGGAGCCTTCACGGGAACAAACGGAACACTCGTTGGTTCCCGTTCTCCAGCTTGGGAAGCTGTTCAAATCTATACAAGGTGATCAAGTTCTCTACAAGGAATGTTCCCCGAACTAAAAGTCTGAAGACTCGCGTGTTCCACACTTTCCTCTGA